One stretch of Aeromicrobium fastidiosum DNA includes these proteins:
- a CDS encoding SDR family oxidoreductase, producing MDLGLTDRTYILTGASGGLGLATAQQLVADGANVVISSRSQESVDRATAELGPRAIGVAVDNADATAPAQLIAAAQEAFGRIDGVLISVGGPAAGPIMDRTEDEWRTAFESVFLGAVRLATEVAEVLGDGGSIAFVLSTSVKAPIAGLGISNGLRPGLAMAAKTLADELGPRGIRVNALLPGRISTDRVRSLDEATGDADLARTANERTIPLGRYGEPEEFGRAAAFLLSPAASFLTGVMLPVDGGLTRAL from the coding sequence ATGGATCTCGGGCTCACCGACCGCACGTACATCCTCACCGGCGCATCGGGCGGCCTCGGCCTCGCGACCGCGCAGCAGCTGGTCGCCGACGGCGCCAACGTCGTGATCTCCTCGCGCAGCCAGGAGTCGGTCGACCGTGCCACCGCCGAGCTCGGACCACGCGCGATCGGCGTCGCGGTCGACAACGCCGATGCGACAGCGCCCGCCCAGCTCATCGCCGCCGCGCAGGAGGCGTTCGGCCGCATCGACGGCGTGCTGATCAGCGTCGGCGGCCCCGCGGCCGGGCCCATCATGGACCGCACCGAGGACGAGTGGCGCACGGCGTTCGAGTCAGTGTTCTTGGGAGCCGTCCGACTGGCCACCGAGGTCGCCGAGGTGCTGGGCGACGGCGGCTCCATCGCGTTCGTGCTGTCGACCTCGGTCAAGGCCCCGATCGCCGGGCTCGGCATCTCCAACGGTCTGCGCCCCGGGCTGGCCATGGCCGCCAAGACGCTCGCCGACGAGCTGGGTCCCCGCGGCATCCGCGTCAACGCGCTGCTGCCGGGACGCATCTCGACCGACCGGGTCAGGTCGCTCGACGAGGCCACGGGCGACGCTGACCTGGCCCGAACCGCCAACGAGCGCACCATTCCACTGGGTCGTTACGGCGAGCCCGAGGAGTTCGGCCGCGCCGCCGCTTTCCTGCTGTCGCCCGCAGCGAGCTTCCTGACCGGCGTGATGCTGCCGGTCGACGGGGGACTCACCCGGGCGCTGTGA
- a CDS encoding malonic semialdehyde reductase — protein sequence MTSSTAVSPFVIDDAALDVLFREARSLNTFSDEPVSADEVREVFELVKLGPTMMNIQPMRLLLVEQGEGRERLVPHMAEGNQAKAAAAPIVAVVAADTDFHTSMDVHFPHKPGIGDMFAGDEAKRAEVARYNTALQTGYFIIGLRAAGLHAGPVGGFDAAGIDGEFFAGTSWRTQLVINIGHPGENAWFDRLPRISADDAVRTV from the coding sequence ATGACTTCTTCCACTGCCGTCTCCCCGTTCGTGATCGACGACGCCGCACTCGACGTCCTGTTCCGCGAGGCGCGCTCGCTCAACACCTTCAGCGACGAGCCCGTCTCGGCCGACGAGGTCCGCGAGGTGTTCGAGCTGGTCAAGCTCGGCCCCACGATGATGAACATCCAGCCGATGCGCCTGCTGCTGGTCGAGCAGGGCGAGGGCCGCGAGCGCCTCGTCCCGCACATGGCCGAGGGCAACCAGGCCAAGGCGGCCGCCGCGCCGATCGTCGCGGTCGTCGCCGCCGACACCGACTTCCACACCTCGATGGACGTGCACTTCCCGCACAAGCCGGGCATCGGCGACATGTTCGCCGGTGACGAGGCCAAGCGCGCCGAGGTCGCCCGCTACAACACGGCCCTGCAGACGGGCTACTTCATCATCGGGCTCCGCGCGGCCGGCCTGCACGCCGGACCCGTCGGCGGCTTCGACGCCGCGGGCATCGACGGCGAGTTCTTCGCGGGCACCAGCTGGCGCACGCAGCTCGTCATCAACATCGGGCACCCGGGCGAGAACGCCTGGTTCGACCGCCTGCCGCGCATTTCTGCCGACGACGCGGTCCGCACCGTCTGA
- a CDS encoding sterol desaturase family protein, translated as MELLDPLKNPTLAAAPFFVLTLLLELAAFKWLESDGDLRGYEKKDARTSLVMGIGSIASSAIFKAGTLVVFVAMSVYLAPWHLPTDTWWSWALLIIGLDLAFYLQHRFVHRVRIGWAAHQAHHSSEYFNFSTALRQKWNPWAEAIFWAPFPLLGFEPWMLYVAFGFNLVFQFFQHTERVGMMWWPIELVFNTPSHHRVHHGSDPEYLDKNYAGIFIVWDRMFGTFQKELHRPTYGLTVPVGTYNVLKLQYGPFVSLLRDVRAAGRWRDKFGYVFMPPGWHPGESRAAAEQAREVTAPG; from the coding sequence ATGGAGCTGCTCGACCCGCTGAAGAACCCCACGCTGGCCGCGGCGCCGTTCTTCGTCCTGACGCTGCTGCTCGAGCTCGCGGCGTTCAAGTGGCTCGAGTCCGACGGCGACCTGCGCGGCTACGAGAAGAAGGACGCCCGCACGAGCCTGGTGATGGGCATCGGCTCGATCGCGTCCAGCGCGATCTTCAAGGCCGGGACCCTGGTCGTGTTCGTCGCGATGAGCGTCTACCTCGCCCCGTGGCACCTGCCGACCGACACATGGTGGTCGTGGGCGCTGCTGATCATCGGGCTCGACCTGGCGTTCTACCTGCAGCACCGGTTCGTGCACCGGGTGCGGATCGGCTGGGCGGCCCACCAGGCGCACCACTCGAGCGAGTACTTCAACTTCTCGACAGCGCTGCGCCAGAAGTGGAACCCGTGGGCCGAGGCGATCTTCTGGGCACCGTTCCCGCTGCTCGGCTTCGAGCCGTGGATGCTCTACGTCGCCTTCGGCTTCAACCTGGTGTTCCAGTTCTTCCAGCACACCGAGCGTGTTGGGATGATGTGGTGGCCCATCGAGCTGGTCTTCAACACCCCGTCGCACCACCGCGTGCACCACGGCAGCGACCCGGAGTACCTCGACAAGAACTATGCCGGCATCTTCATCGTCTGGGACCGGATGTTCGGCACCTTCCAGAAGGAGCTGCACCGTCCGACGTACGGACTCACGGTGCCGGTCGGCACCTACAACGTCCTGAAGCTGCAGTACGGCCCGTTCGTCTCGTTGCTGCGGGACGTGCGCGCCGCAGGACGGTGGCGCGACAAGTTCGGCTACGTCTTCATGCCCCCGGGATGGCACCCGGGGGAGTCGCGCGCGGCCGCCGAGCAAGCGCGCGAGGTCACAGCGCCCGGGTGA
- a CDS encoding zinc-dependent alcohol dehydrogenase, with translation MRAFILTGPGTWTVEDVGPPRAAPGHVVVDIARVGVCGTDGELFSGEMEYLRDGLAAYPLRPGHEWCGTVSALGDGVDPSWLGRRTTGDTQIGCGRCHRCRTGRQHVCDQRHEIGLRRGFDGALAEQMAVPVTALLPLPDSVDDTAGAMVEPGGNALRAVRAADLSPGERLLVIGPGTIGLLAALFALAQGCEVHVLGATAASLEVAVAHGAHGAWTADTLPDLRWDAVIDASNAPGSPGLAAELVDAGRRIVLIGLSDTASCLDTRALVMKDVRAIGILSASPGLAGTIELYASGAVDPRGLVAATLTLDDVGPVLRGDRPADAGPGPKIHIDPSYDRSIDTRSTP, from the coding sequence GTGAGGGCGTTCATCCTGACGGGCCCCGGCACGTGGACGGTCGAGGACGTCGGGCCCCCGCGGGCAGCGCCCGGGCACGTCGTGGTCGACATCGCGCGGGTCGGGGTGTGCGGCACCGACGGCGAGCTGTTCTCCGGCGAGATGGAGTACCTGCGCGACGGTCTGGCCGCGTACCCGCTGCGACCGGGCCACGAGTGGTGCGGGACGGTCAGCGCCCTCGGCGACGGGGTCGACCCCTCGTGGCTGGGACGACGCACGACCGGCGACACCCAGATCGGCTGCGGCCGCTGCCACCGCTGCCGCACTGGTCGCCAGCACGTGTGCGACCAGCGGCACGAGATCGGCCTGCGGCGGGGCTTCGACGGCGCCCTGGCCGAGCAGATGGCGGTTCCCGTGACGGCGCTGCTTCCCCTCCCCGACTCCGTCGACGACACCGCCGGGGCGATGGTCGAGCCGGGCGGCAACGCGCTGCGCGCCGTGCGGGCCGCAGACCTGTCGCCCGGCGAGCGGCTGCTGGTCATCGGGCCCGGCACGATCGGCCTGCTCGCGGCCCTGTTCGCCCTGGCGCAGGGCTGCGAGGTGCACGTGCTGGGTGCCACGGCGGCATCCCTCGAGGTCGCCGTGGCGCACGGTGCTCACGGCGCCTGGACGGCCGACACCCTGCCCGACCTGCGGTGGGACGCCGTGATCGACGCCTCCAATGCCCCCGGCTCCCCCGGCCTCGCCGCCGAGCTCGTCGACGCCGGCCGCCGCATCGTCCTGATCGGGCTGTCCGACACCGCCAGCTGCCTCGACACCCGCGCCCTGGTCATGAAGGACGTCCGGGCGATCGGCATCCTCAGTGCGTCACCCGGGCTCGCCGGCACGATCGAGCTCTACGCCTCGGGTGCCGTCGATCCACGGGGCCTCGTCGCAGCGACCCTCACCCTGGACGACGTCGGCCCCGTCCTGCGCGGCGACCGCCCTGCGGACGCAGGCCCCGGCCCCAAGATCCACATCGACCCGTCGTACGACCGATCCATCGACACGAGGAGCACACCATGA
- a CDS encoding DUF3140 domain-containing protein — protein sequence MSADDTDDSIRHDFDDVVNMTASELEAWLDTDESKQVGQKSDGKRESTGHASGRRIIELPRTKKDDLTDADLAHMKKVHGYVERHLAQKPDGDVSETPWRYSLMNWGHDPMK from the coding sequence ATGAGCGCAGACGACACCGACGACAGCATCCGTCACGACTTCGACGACGTCGTGAACATGACGGCGTCCGAGCTGGAGGCGTGGCTCGACACCGACGAGTCGAAGCAGGTCGGGCAGAAGTCGGACGGCAAGCGTGAGAGTACCGGGCACGCCTCCGGCCGCCGCATCATCGAGCTGCCGCGGACGAAGAAGGACGACCTGACCGATGCCGACCTCGCCCACATGAAGAAGGTGCACGGATACGTCGAACGGCACCTGGCGCAGAAGCCTGACGGGGACGTGTCGGAGACCCCGTGGCGCTATTCGCTGATGAACTGGGGCCACGACCCGATGAAGTGA
- a CDS encoding SDR family NAD(P)-dependent oxidoreductase — protein MRTDLAGTTVVVTGASGGIGAQAARKLSRRGATVCLLARREDELDEVVGDIRSAGGTAIAYAVDLSDPAATDDVVGRLLVDHPRIDTLVNNAARSIRRPITESLDRMHDYERTMAINYFGAVRLTLGLVPRFVEQGRGHVVISSSMSTQLPIPLFSAYLASKAALESFTRSLSAELGGEGVSTTVVHFPMVRTEMSGRTEIYQAMPMLSADKAADWLVKAVIDRPARVTSLQGAAGELGMALLPGPVTSGMRPLFRGMDRLLARRSGHQDKPR, from the coding sequence ATGAGGACCGATCTCGCGGGCACGACGGTCGTCGTCACGGGCGCCTCGGGCGGCATCGGCGCCCAAGCCGCTCGCAAGCTGTCGCGACGCGGCGCGACCGTGTGCCTCCTCGCGCGCCGCGAGGACGAGCTCGACGAGGTCGTGGGAGACATCCGCTCCGCCGGAGGCACGGCCATCGCGTACGCGGTCGACCTGAGCGATCCCGCTGCCACCGACGACGTCGTCGGACGACTGCTGGTCGACCACCCCCGCATCGACACGCTGGTCAACAACGCGGCCCGGTCGATCCGCCGACCCATCACCGAGTCGCTCGACCGGATGCACGACTACGAGCGCACGATGGCGATCAACTACTTCGGCGCGGTGCGACTGACCCTGGGGCTGGTGCCGCGCTTCGTCGAGCAGGGGCGAGGTCACGTCGTGATCTCGTCGAGCATGTCGACCCAGCTGCCCATCCCGCTGTTCTCGGCCTACCTCGCGAGCAAGGCCGCCCTGGAGTCGTTCACCCGGTCGTTGAGCGCCGAGCTCGGGGGCGAAGGCGTGTCCACGACCGTCGTGCACTTCCCGATGGTGCGCACCGAGATGTCTGGGCGCACCGAGATCTACCAGGCCATGCCGATGCTCAGCGCCGACAAGGCGGCCGACTGGCTCGTCAAGGCCGTCATCGACCGGCCGGCTCGCGTCACCAGCCTGCAGGGGGCCGCCGGCGAGCTGGGCATGGCACTGCTGCCGGGCCCGGTCACGTCAGGCATGCGACCGCTGTTCCGCGGCATGGACCGACTGCTGGCCCGCCGCTCCGGCCACCAGGACAAGCCCCGGTGA
- a CDS encoding MSMEG_6728 family protein, giving the protein MQTFLPHADFATSAACLDRARLGKQRVETIQVVRSLTVPGYGWRNHPAAAMWRGYLEALAAYGLAVVDEWVSRGYDDSCGSTIATDVAIAGLVDVRSQAELADTGGLPWWLGGLALHRNHQSALVRKDPDDYGPLFPGVPDDLPYVWPVPRT; this is encoded by the coding sequence GTGCAGACCTTCCTCCCCCATGCCGACTTCGCGACGAGCGCCGCATGCCTCGACCGCGCGCGACTCGGCAAGCAGCGGGTCGAGACGATCCAGGTCGTGCGATCACTCACCGTCCCGGGCTACGGGTGGCGCAACCACCCGGCCGCCGCGATGTGGCGCGGATACCTCGAGGCGCTCGCCGCCTACGGGCTCGCGGTCGTCGACGAATGGGTGTCGCGCGGCTACGACGACAGCTGCGGCAGCACCATCGCGACGGACGTGGCCATCGCGGGCCTCGTCGACGTCCGCAGTCAGGCCGAGCTCGCGGACACCGGCGGGCTGCCGTGGTGGCTCGGCGGGCTCGCGCTGCACCGCAACCACCAGTCGGCCCTGGTCCGCAAGGACCCCGACGACTACGGCCCCCTGTTCCCGGGAGTCCCCGACGACCTGCCCTACGTCTGGCCGGTCCCCCGGACGTGA
- a CDS encoding HNH endonuclease signature motif containing protein, protein MLIEQLSSLTDEVAALEPWTLTSAEVREVIAAVQTTRTALDAVMSRLAGCADDMGLPKDDGATSTTAWLASSANITKGAASKLVGMAKVTGERTEATRAAWASGQLSTEQASIIMKAITALPDWCGDVERGDAEAHLIALAGEHDLDGLQRLANRVLEVIDPDGFDEHLGEQLRAQEERARARTRFQMGRRGDGTTHGSFVVPDTDADTLRAAIEGIIAPRRNQLAAESFGMGADDWAGLPRDQKMGHAFTELINHLPTEALPLAGGLAATVAVMVDVDDLRTGQGTATTTSGTRMSATKAQRLACNANLVAMYLDSSKRVIDLGTTRRLYDRHQRLVLATRDRGCVFPTCDRPPSWCEAHHLNYWSENGPTDLDNAALLCHFHHHLVHEGQWVARMSSDGIVELIPPAHVDPEQRPQRHSRFASQQPRAG, encoded by the coding sequence ATGTTGATCGAGCAGTTGTCCAGCCTGACCGATGAGGTCGCTGCGCTCGAGCCATGGACGTTGACTTCGGCCGAGGTGCGTGAGGTGATCGCGGCGGTGCAGACGACTCGCACCGCGTTGGACGCTGTCATGTCGCGCCTGGCCGGGTGTGCCGATGACATGGGGCTGCCGAAGGACGACGGTGCGACGTCGACGACAGCGTGGCTGGCGAGCTCGGCGAACATCACCAAGGGTGCTGCGTCCAAGCTGGTCGGGATGGCGAAGGTCACCGGCGAGCGTACTGAGGCCACCCGTGCCGCGTGGGCGTCCGGTCAGCTCAGCACTGAGCAGGCCTCGATCATCATGAAAGCCATCACCGCGTTGCCGGACTGGTGCGGCGACGTCGAGCGTGGTGACGCCGAAGCCCACCTCATCGCGTTGGCCGGCGAGCATGACCTCGATGGGTTGCAGCGGCTGGCGAACCGGGTGCTCGAGGTCATCGACCCCGACGGATTCGACGAACACCTCGGCGAACAGCTCCGCGCGCAGGAAGAACGGGCCCGTGCCCGCACCAGGTTCCAGATGGGCCGGCGTGGTGACGGCACCACCCACGGGTCCTTCGTCGTGCCCGACACCGACGCCGACACCCTCAGAGCAGCGATCGAGGGGATCATCGCCCCACGCCGCAACCAGTTGGCTGCCGAATCGTTCGGCATGGGTGCCGACGACTGGGCCGGCCTGCCCCGCGATCAGAAGATGGGCCACGCCTTCACCGAGCTCATCAACCACCTACCCACAGAAGCCCTGCCCCTGGCCGGGGGCTTGGCGGCGACCGTCGCGGTGATGGTCGACGTCGACGACCTCCGCACAGGTCAAGGCACCGCCACCACCACGTCCGGCACCAGGATGTCCGCGACCAAAGCACAGAGGTTGGCGTGCAACGCCAATTTGGTCGCGATGTACCTCGACAGTTCCAAACGCGTCATCGATCTGGGCACCACCCGCCGCCTCTACGACCGCCACCAACGACTCGTCCTCGCCACCCGCGACCGTGGTTGCGTCTTCCCCACGTGCGACCGCCCACCCTCCTGGTGCGAAGCACACCACCTGAACTACTGGTCCGAGAACGGCCCCACCGACCTCGACAACGCCGCCCTGCTCTGCCACTTCCACCACCACCTCGTCCACGAAGGCCAATGGGTGGCCCGCATGAGCTCTGACGGGATCGTCGAACTCATCCCACCGGCCCATGTGGACCCCGAGCAACGACCACAACGCCACTCACGCTTCGCATCACAGCAACCCCGCGCCGGGTAG
- a CDS encoding dipeptidase, with protein MTDLTSRVHDVLPSVLDDLEALVRIPSIWAQPEHHDDVRRSADEVERLLREAGFAQVRIVEAGGAPAVIAHHPAPPGAPTVLLYAHHDVQPTGDPALWTSPPFEPTRRGDRLYARGAADDKAGLAAHLAAFRAHGGNPPVGVTVFVEGEEESGSPSLVALLERHRDELTADAIVIADSANWSIGVPALTVTLRGMVDCVVTVETLGHAVHSGIWGGVVPDALTTLAQLLATLHDADGAVAVEGLHRGVAADLEYPEDRFREESSVLPGVQQIGRGSIVQRLWAEPAVSVLGIDATPVATASNTLSPSARAKIGMRVAPGGDAATHLDALVTHLESHAPFGARVTVERGDLGEPFTVDANGPAYDAARSAFRDAWDGTEPVDMGMGGSIPFIAEFARLFPDAAVLVTGVEDPDTRAHGIDEGLHLGEFSRVCVAEALLLQRLADQT; from the coding sequence ATGACCGATCTCACCTCGCGGGTGCACGACGTGCTCCCGTCCGTCCTCGACGACCTCGAGGCCCTCGTCCGCATCCCGTCGATCTGGGCGCAGCCCGAGCACCATGACGACGTGCGTCGCTCGGCCGACGAGGTCGAGCGGCTGCTGCGTGAGGCGGGGTTCGCCCAGGTGCGCATCGTCGAGGCGGGCGGGGCCCCCGCGGTCATCGCGCACCACCCGGCCCCGCCCGGGGCACCGACCGTCCTGCTGTACGCGCACCACGACGTCCAGCCGACGGGCGACCCAGCACTGTGGACGTCCCCGCCGTTCGAGCCGACCCGCCGCGGCGACCGCCTGTACGCCCGCGGAGCGGCCGACGACAAGGCCGGGCTGGCGGCGCACCTCGCGGCGTTCCGCGCGCACGGCGGCAACCCGCCGGTCGGCGTCACGGTGTTCGTCGAGGGCGAGGAGGAGTCAGGATCGCCCAGCCTCGTCGCCCTCCTGGAGCGGCACCGCGACGAGCTGACGGCCGACGCGATCGTGATCGCCGACTCGGCCAACTGGTCGATCGGCGTGCCGGCGTTGACGGTCACGCTGCGCGGCATGGTCGACTGCGTCGTCACGGTCGAGACGCTCGGTCACGCGGTGCACTCCGGCATCTGGGGCGGCGTCGTGCCCGATGCCCTGACCACGCTGGCTCAGCTGCTGGCCACGTTGCACGACGCCGACGGGGCCGTCGCGGTCGAGGGCCTGCACCGCGGCGTCGCGGCCGACCTGGAGTACCCCGAGGACCGGTTCCGCGAGGAGTCGTCCGTCCTGCCCGGCGTCCAGCAGATCGGCCGGGGCTCGATCGTCCAGCGGCTGTGGGCGGAGCCCGCCGTGAGCGTGCTGGGCATCGACGCCACGCCCGTCGCCACGGCGTCCAACACCCTGTCGCCGAGCGCCCGCGCCAAGATCGGCATGCGTGTCGCGCCCGGCGGCGACGCGGCGACCCACCTGGACGCCCTCGTCACCCATCTCGAGAGCCACGCACCGTTCGGCGCAAGGGTCACCGTCGAGCGCGGCGACCTCGGCGAGCCGTTCACGGTGGATGCCAACGGGCCCGCCTACGACGCCGCCCGGTCGGCGTTCCGCGACGCCTGGGACGGCACCGAGCCCGTCGACATGGGCATGGGCGGCTCGATCCCCTTCATCGCCGAGTTCGCCCGCCTGTTCCCCGACGCGGCCGTGCTCGTGACGGGCGTCGAGGACCCCGACACCCGCGCCCACGGCATCGACGAGGGCCTGCACCTCGGCGAGTTCAGCCGCGTCTGCGTCGCCGAGGCCCTGCTGCTGCAGCGCCTGGCCGACCAGACCTGA
- a CDS encoding TetR/AcrR family transcriptional regulator, with product MARPNAGTKGVPRLDRESQILDVASEHFGTHGFTATSVATVAENAGISKPLIYNYFGSKEGLYEACLDRGGALLADEMERVARGEAVGIERGMLTLGALFDLLEGRRHLWRLFFDTTAPSTGPIRDSVALYAGRIGRLADEGVGELMALAGNEDALDVSAMTSVWLGIVDSLVNWWIDHPDETADQMMQRCLRLLDALFGDAGTTGSRAEPHA from the coding sequence ATGGCCCGACCCAATGCCGGCACGAAGGGCGTCCCCCGGCTCGACCGCGAGTCGCAGATCCTCGACGTCGCGTCCGAGCACTTCGGCACCCACGGATTCACCGCGACATCGGTCGCGACGGTCGCGGAGAACGCCGGAATCTCCAAGCCGCTGATCTACAACTACTTCGGCTCCAAGGAGGGTCTCTACGAGGCGTGCCTCGACCGCGGCGGCGCCCTGCTGGCCGACGAGATGGAGCGCGTGGCCCGAGGCGAGGCCGTCGGCATCGAGCGCGGCATGCTGACCCTCGGGGCGCTCTTCGACCTCCTCGAGGGCCGCCGCCACCTGTGGCGACTGTTCTTCGACACCACGGCACCGTCGACCGGCCCGATCCGCGACTCGGTCGCGCTCTACGCCGGCCGTATCGGCAGACTGGCCGACGAGGGTGTCGGCGAGCTGATGGCCCTGGCGGGCAACGAGGACGCCCTCGACGTCTCGGCCATGACGTCGGTGTGGCTGGGCATCGTCGACTCCCTGGTCAACTGGTGGATCGACCACCCCGACGAGACCGCCGACCAGATGATGCAGCGGTGCCTGCGGCTGCTCGACGCACTGTTCGGCGACGCCGGCACGACCGGCTCGCGCGCAGAGCCGCACGCATGA
- a CDS encoding serine/threonine-protein kinase yields MGTLLNGRYELGEAIGTGGMGRVHRATDTRLGRSVAIKILRVGGGEDDTTARARFKAEATLAGSLHHPGIAQVYDVGEDESSPEHEPFIVMQLIEGTPLSRLLAERGAIPADGVAKLVGQVADALETAHLAGIVHRDLKPSNIVVTPQGRAVLVDFGIAWSAGSEPLTATGSIIGTAEYFSPEQAAGRPATARSDLYSLGIVAYHCLTGVSPFRRDTAVATAMAQLTTDLPPLDDSVPAALRTLITSLTQKEPDDRPSSAAIVASLANAETSPATQIVPPVTSAIPPAAQATTVQPAAAAPPPPPTAAPTAPVAPPVLPPPSGADERERRSSHWIVLAVIAVLLVLAAVLGAQALGGDDDPADPGSTTATSDSPTDDPTPSETPEPTQSSEEPDDVTVDRNSLIGLTYDDAADQLKQLGLSVRREEETSPAPAGTVTGVSPSGSVEPGSTVILTVAKEAPETTAPPSETTPTEPADDAGPAAGGPGDKKDDKGPKKP; encoded by the coding sequence ATGGGGACACTGCTGAACGGACGCTACGAGCTCGGCGAGGCGATCGGCACCGGGGGCATGGGCCGCGTGCATCGCGCCACTGACACCCGCCTGGGCCGATCTGTCGCGATCAAGATCCTGCGCGTCGGCGGCGGCGAGGACGACACCACGGCCCGCGCGCGCTTCAAGGCCGAGGCGACGCTGGCCGGCTCGCTGCACCACCCCGGCATCGCCCAGGTGTACGACGTCGGCGAGGACGAGTCGTCGCCCGAGCACGAGCCGTTCATCGTGATGCAGCTCATCGAGGGGACGCCGCTGAGCCGCCTGCTCGCCGAGCGGGGAGCCATCCCCGCCGACGGTGTCGCGAAGCTCGTCGGGCAGGTCGCCGACGCGCTCGAGACGGCCCACCTCGCCGGCATCGTGCACCGCGACCTCAAGCCGTCCAACATCGTCGTGACGCCCCAGGGCCGCGCGGTGCTGGTCGACTTCGGCATCGCCTGGTCGGCCGGGAGCGAGCCGCTGACGGCGACCGGTTCGATCATCGGCACCGCCGAGTACTTCAGCCCCGAGCAGGCGGCGGGACGACCGGCGACCGCCCGCTCCGACCTGTACTCCCTCGGCATCGTGGCCTACCACTGCCTCACTGGGGTCTCGCCCTTCCGCCGTGACACCGCCGTCGCCACCGCGATGGCGCAGCTGACGACGGACCTGCCCCCGCTGGACGACTCGGTGCCGGCGGCGCTGCGCACCCTCATCACGTCACTGACGCAGAAGGAGCCCGACGACCGTCCGTCGAGCGCCGCGATCGTGGCGTCGCTCGCGAACGCCGAGACGTCCCCGGCCACGCAGATCGTCCCTCCGGTGACGTCCGCGATTCCGCCTGCCGCGCAGGCGACGACCGTCCAGCCGGCCGCTGCCGCTCCCCCTCCACCGCCCACGGCGGCTCCCACGGCCCCAGTGGCTCCGCCCGTCCTCCCGCCCCCGTCGGGAGCTGACGAGCGCGAGCGGAGGTCGTCGCACTGGATCGTGCTGGCCGTCATCGCGGTGCTGCTGGTGCTCGCTGCCGTGTTGGGGGCACAGGCACTCGGCGGGGACGACGACCCGGCCGATCCCGGCAGCACGACAGCGACCAGCGACTCGCCGACCGACGATCCGACACCGTCGGAGACGCCCGAGCCCACCCAGTCGAGCGAGGAGCCCGACGACGTCACGGTCGACCGCAACTCCCTCATCGGGCTGACCTACGACGACGCGGCCGACCAGCTCAAGCAGCTCGGGCTGTCCGTCCGGCGCGAGGAAGAGACCTCGCCCGCTCCCGCCGGCACCGTCACCGGAGTGTCGCCATCGGGCTCCGTGGAGCCCGGCAGCACTGTCATCCTGACCGTCGCGAAGGAGGCTCCCGAGACCACCGCCCCGCCGTCCGAGACGACCCCGACGGAGCCCGCCGACGACGCCGGTCCCGCTGCCGGTGGGCCGGGCGACAAGAAGGACGACAAAGGACCCAAGAAGCCGTAG
- a CDS encoding heme-degrading domain-containing protein, which yields MSDRLLLDELEAQEARLVLESFDETDAWQLGSALREAALAQSLPVAISVRRNGQRLFHTALPGASADNDGWLDRKCAVVDRYGRSSLRVGEQFRVSGKTFEADSRLDPTRYAAHGGAFPLIVRGTGCIGTVAVSGLPQRDDHRLVVETLEAFIAARAH from the coding sequence ATGAGCGACCGGCTGCTGTTGGACGAGCTGGAGGCGCAGGAGGCACGGCTGGTGCTGGAGTCCTTCGACGAGACCGATGCGTGGCAGCTCGGATCGGCGCTCCGTGAGGCCGCGCTCGCGCAGAGCCTGCCCGTGGCGATCTCGGTGCGCCGCAACGGCCAGCGACTGTTCCACACCGCGCTCCCCGGTGCCTCCGCCGACAACGACGGCTGGCTCGACCGCAAGTGCGCCGTCGTCGATCGCTATGGACGCTCGTCGCTGCGCGTCGGCGAGCAGTTCCGCGTGAGTGGCAAGACGTTCGAGGCCGACTCCCGGCTCGACCCGACGCGGTACGCGGCGCACGGCGGGGCGTTTCCACTGATCGTCCGCGGCACGGGATGCATCGGCACCGTCGCGGTGTCGGGCCTGCCGCAGCGCGACGACCACCGGCTCGTCGTCGAGACGCTCGAGGCATTCATCGCCGCCCGCGCACACTAG